In one bacterium genomic region, the following are encoded:
- the phoU gene encoding phosphate signaling complex protein PhoU — protein MSQHLLKSIEKLKRMILAVSAMAEENVHLAVRAVEKRDAALAQKVIKSDIEIDNMEVEVEEESLKILALHQPVAFDLRFIVSVLKINNDLERIGDLAVNIAERAAFLSTVSHGVKMVFDFAGMTAKTQTMLRQSLDALVNNDARLARQVLATDDEVDEINRRMYEQVKDGIRSQSEDLNVLMHFISISRHLERIADHATNIAEDVIYLVEGEIVRHKTEDYAADQRNADRNRNSK, from the coding sequence ATGTCACAGCACTTGCTGAAAAGCATCGAGAAGCTAAAGCGCATGATCCTGGCGGTAAGCGCCATGGCCGAGGAAAACGTCCACCTGGCCGTGCGCGCGGTCGAGAAGCGCGATGCCGCCCTGGCCCAGAAAGTCATCAAGAGCGACATCGAGATCGACAACATGGAGGTGGAGGTCGAGGAGGAAAGCCTGAAGATCCTGGCCCTGCACCAGCCGGTGGCTTTCGACCTGCGCTTCATCGTCTCCGTGCTCAAGATCAACAACGACCTGGAGCGTATCGGCGACCTGGCGGTGAACATCGCCGAGCGGGCCGCGTTCCTCTCCACGGTCAGCCACGGCGTGAAAATGGTCTTCGACTTCGCGGGCATGACCGCCAAGACCCAGACCATGCTGCGCCAGAGCCTGGACGCCCTGGTGAACAACGACGCCCGTCTGGCGCGCCAGGTGCTGGCCACGGATGACGAGGTGGACGAGATCAACCGCCGCATGTACGAGCAGGTCAAGGACGGCATCCGCTCCCAGAGCGAGGACCTCAACGTCCTGATGCACTTCATCAGCATCTCACGGCACCTGGAGCGCATCGCCGACCACGCCACCAACATCGCCGAGGATGTGATCTACCTGGTAGAGGGCGAGATTGTCCGCCACAAGACCGAGGATTACGCCGCCGACCAGCGCAATGCGGACCGCAACAGGAACAGCAAGTGA